From one Paramormyrops kingsleyae isolate MSU_618 chromosome 1, PKINGS_0.4, whole genome shotgun sequence genomic stretch:
- the mid1ip1a gene encoding mid1-interacting protein 1A produces MMQMSDSYNQKNSLFNAMNRFISAVNNMDQTVMVPSLLRDVPLEEEKNMNSIRTTGSASPCFCESDMYSYYVLLKSIRSDIEWGIVAAEERRRDKLGPSALEMPRIEQEGEDDDLQKLFHFHLSGLHSVLSKLTRKANTLTNRYKEEIGIGSWGH; encoded by the coding sequence ATGATGCAGATGTCAGATTCCTACAACCAGAAGAATTCTCTGTTTAATGCCATGAATCGCTTTATCAGTGCAGTCAACAACATGGATCAGACTGTGATGGTGCCCAGTCTTTTGAGAGACGTACCtctggaggaggagaagaatATGAACTCCATCAGGACGACTGGCAGTGCATCACCATGCTTCTGCGAGAGTGACATGTACAGTTACTATGTTCTCTTGAAGTCTATCAGGAGTGACATTGAATGGGGAATCGTGGCAGCtgaggagaggaggagagacaaGCTAGGGCCGTCGGCCCTGGAGATGCCCAGGATCGAACAGGAGGGTGAAGACGACGACCTCCAGAAACTCTTTCATTTTCACCTGAGCGGGCTTCACAGCGTGCTCTCCAAGTTAACACGCAAAGCCAATACCCTCACCAACCGGTACAAGGAAGAGATCGGGATCGGGAGCTGGGGACACTGA